A genomic region of Mycolicibacterium poriferae contains the following coding sequences:
- the purH gene encoding bifunctional phosphoribosylaminoimidazolecarboxamide formyltransferase/IMP cyclohydrolase: MSEDGRRRIRRALISVYDKTGLVPLAQGLHAAGVDIVSTGSTAKTIAGAGVPVTPVETVTGFPEVLDGRVKTLHPHVHAGLLADQRKPEHVSALAGLGVAPFELVVVNLYPFTQTVNSGADVDECVEQIDIGGPSMVRAAAKNHPSVAVVVDPLGYDGVLAAVRAGGFTLSERKKLAALAFRHTAEYDVAVASWMESVLAPEQGADAAGTGGQLPPWLGATFRRTAVLRYGENPHQGAALYSDDGGWPGLAQAEQLHGKEMSYNNYTDADAAWRAAFDHEDICVAIIKHANPCGIAISSVSVADAHRKAHECDPLSAFGGVIAANAEVTVEMAETVAGIFTEVIVAPAYEPGAVEVLTKKKNIRVLVASEPQVGGTEFRQISGGLLMQQRDAVDAAGDDPLNWTLATGSPADPTTLADLVFAWRTCRAVKSNAIVIARDGATVGVGMGQVNRVDAARLAVERAGDRTDGAVAASDAFFPFPDGLETLTRAGVRAVVHPGGSVRDDEVTAAAEAAGVTLYLTGARHFAH; encoded by the coding sequence ATGAGCGAGGACGGTCGGCGGCGCATCCGCCGCGCACTGATCAGCGTGTACGACAAGACTGGATTGGTGCCGTTGGCGCAGGGGCTGCACGCCGCCGGGGTCGACATCGTGTCCACCGGTTCGACCGCCAAAACCATTGCTGGAGCTGGTGTTCCGGTGACACCAGTGGAGACCGTCACCGGGTTCCCAGAGGTGCTCGACGGCCGGGTCAAGACGCTGCATCCGCATGTGCACGCCGGTCTGCTCGCCGATCAGCGTAAGCCCGAGCATGTTTCGGCGCTCGCCGGTCTGGGGGTCGCCCCGTTCGAGCTCGTCGTGGTGAATCTGTATCCGTTCACCCAGACCGTCAACTCCGGTGCCGACGTCGACGAGTGTGTCGAGCAGATCGACATCGGCGGGCCGTCGATGGTGCGGGCGGCGGCCAAGAATCATCCCAGCGTCGCCGTCGTGGTCGATCCGCTCGGCTACGACGGTGTGCTTGCTGCGGTGCGGGCCGGCGGATTCACCCTGTCGGAACGAAAGAAGCTGGCCGCGTTGGCGTTCCGGCACACTGCTGAGTACGACGTCGCTGTGGCGTCGTGGATGGAGTCGGTGCTGGCGCCGGAACAGGGCGCCGACGCGGCGGGTACGGGCGGCCAGTTGCCGCCGTGGCTCGGTGCGACGTTCCGGCGCACTGCGGTGCTGCGCTACGGGGAGAACCCGCACCAGGGCGCTGCACTCTACAGCGACGACGGTGGTTGGCCGGGTCTGGCGCAGGCCGAGCAACTGCACGGCAAGGAGATGTCCTACAACAACTACACCGACGCCGACGCGGCCTGGCGGGCGGCATTCGACCACGAAGACATCTGTGTCGCGATCATCAAGCACGCCAACCCGTGCGGCATTGCGATCTCCTCGGTGTCGGTGGCCGACGCCCACCGCAAGGCGCACGAATGTGACCCGCTGTCGGCCTTCGGCGGCGTGATCGCGGCCAACGCCGAAGTCACCGTCGAGATGGCCGAGACGGTCGCCGGCATCTTCACCGAGGTGATCGTCGCCCCGGCCTACGAACCGGGCGCGGTCGAGGTGCTGACGAAGAAGAAGAACATCCGCGTGTTGGTGGCATCCGAGCCACAGGTCGGTGGGACCGAGTTCCGTCAGATCAGCGGCGGGCTGTTGATGCAGCAGCGCGACGCGGTGGATGCTGCCGGGGATGACCCGCTGAACTGGACGCTGGCCACCGGGTCGCCGGCGGATCCGACGACGCTTGCCGACCTGGTGTTCGCGTGGCGCACCTGCCGGGCGGTCAAATCCAACGCGATCGTCATCGCGCGCGACGGCGCGACGGTGGGAGTCGGCATGGGGCAGGTCAACCGCGTGGACGCGGCCCGGCTGGCGGTGGAGCGGGCGGGGGACCGAACCGACGGTGCGGTCGCGGCCTCAGATGCGTTCTTCCCGTTCCCCGACGGTCTGGAGACGCTGACTCGCGCGGGTGTCAGGGCCGTGGTCCATCCGGGTGGATCCGTGCGTGACGACGAGGTGACCGCGGCCGCCGAAGCAGCGGGCGTCACGCTCTACCTGACCGGCGCGCGGCACTTCGCGCACTGA
- the purN gene encoding phosphoribosylglycinamide formyltransferase, which yields MQPEVRVPPSAPARLVVLASGTGSLLETLLKSAVDDYPARVVAVGTDRACRALDVAADASVPTFTVRLGDYPDRVSWDAALTEATAAHEPDLVVSAGFMKILGAQFLSRFPARVVNTHPALLPAFPGAHAVPDALAYGVKVTGCSVHLVDDGTDTGPILAQQAVPVLDDDDEATLHERIKVVERQLLVDVLDALATRGVTWTGRKATIG from the coding sequence GTGCAGCCTGAGGTCCGTGTGCCCCCGAGCGCACCGGCGCGGCTGGTGGTGCTGGCGTCGGGCACCGGTTCGTTACTCGAAACACTGCTCAAGTCAGCCGTCGACGACTACCCGGCCCGGGTCGTCGCGGTCGGCACCGACCGGGCGTGCCGCGCCCTCGATGTCGCTGCGGACGCGTCGGTGCCGACGTTCACGGTGCGTCTCGGCGACTACCCGGACCGCGTTTCCTGGGATGCCGCCCTCACCGAGGCGACGGCGGCTCACGAACCGGACCTGGTGGTGTCCGCCGGGTTCATGAAGATTCTTGGCGCGCAATTTCTTTCCCGATTTCCCGCGCGGGTCGTCAACACCCACCCGGCGCTTCTGCCGGCTTTTCCCGGCGCCCACGCGGTTCCCGATGCGTTGGCCTACGGGGTCAAGGTGACCGGCTGCAGTGTGCACCTGGTCGACGACGGCACCGACACCGGGCCGATCCTGGCGCAGCAGGCCGTGCCGGTGCTCGACGATGACGACGAAGCCACCCTGCACGAACGGATCAAAGTGGTGGAGCGACAGCTTCTGGTGGATGTCCTCGATGCGCTGGCCACCCGCGGCGTGACCTGGACCGGACGAAAGGCGACCATAGGATGA
- a CDS encoding cell division protein PerM, with protein sequence MTRRPHPGGAPRPASGTRQARDLLRVAFGPSIVALVVIAAVVLLQLLIANSDMTGAFGAIASMWLAVHQVPVSIAGSALGVMPLLPVLAMIYGTARTTAAATTSASWFVMRWVVASAIGGPILIAALCLAVIHDAASVLTDLQTPDALRAFGGVLVVHAIGAVAGVGSRIGRRLLRSSPLPSWLFDAVRAAAAGVLALMGLSGVITAGSLVVHWSTMHELYAITDSVFGQLSLTVLSVLYVPNVMVGAAAVVVGSSAHVGLATFSSFTVFGGDIPALPILAAAPTPPLGPVWVALMIVAAVSGVALGQQCARRPLPPLTALAKVAVAAALAAVTMAVLGYAGGGTLGNFGEVGVDQATFGPAVFLWFAGIGGLTVAMSGGLAPRVRRPAVKSEPEPTPRDESDDVLVADADEVRSGGEMRAAESPATEQVDVTSGEPAAAAMGESGRRKPDREEMDLEEIDPEEHFVVDEADHRSVVDEANGRGVVDEADRRSVVDEAAGWGVVEDPEEHFVVDEANGRGVVDEADGRSVVDEPGDHRRGTE encoded by the coding sequence GTGACCAGACGACCGCACCCGGGAGGCGCCCCCCGCCCGGCAAGCGGAACCCGGCAGGCGCGTGATCTGCTCCGGGTCGCCTTCGGGCCGTCGATCGTGGCGCTTGTCGTCATCGCCGCGGTGGTGCTGCTTCAGCTGTTGATCGCCAACAGCGACATGACCGGCGCGTTCGGCGCGATCGCCAGCATGTGGCTGGCCGTGCACCAGGTTCCCGTCTCGATCGCGGGCAGTGCGCTCGGGGTGATGCCGTTGCTACCGGTGCTGGCGATGATCTACGGCACCGCACGCACAACGGCCGCCGCCACGACGAGCGCATCCTGGTTCGTCATGCGCTGGGTGGTGGCTTCGGCGATCGGCGGCCCGATTCTGATCGCGGCGCTCTGTCTGGCGGTCATCCATGACGCCGCGTCGGTTCTGACCGATCTGCAGACGCCCGATGCGCTGCGCGCGTTCGGCGGGGTGCTGGTCGTGCACGCGATCGGCGCCGTGGCGGGGGTCGGTTCCCGGATCGGGCGGCGGTTGCTGAGGTCGTCACCGCTGCCGAGCTGGTTGTTCGACGCGGTTCGCGCTGCCGCGGCCGGGGTGTTGGCGCTGATGGGGCTGTCCGGAGTGATCACCGCCGGGTCGCTGGTCGTGCACTGGTCGACGATGCACGAGCTGTATGCGATCACCGACTCGGTGTTCGGTCAGCTCAGCCTGACTGTGCTTTCGGTGCTGTACGTACCGAACGTCATGGTGGGCGCGGCGGCAGTCGTTGTAGGGAGCAGCGCGCATGTGGGACTGGCGACGTTCAGCTCGTTCACGGTTTTCGGCGGCGACATCCCTGCGCTTCCGATACTCGCCGCGGCGCCCACCCCACCTCTGGGGCCGGTCTGGGTTGCGTTGATGATCGTCGCCGCTGTGTCCGGAGTCGCGCTCGGCCAGCAGTGCGCCCGCCGGCCGCTGCCCCCGCTGACCGCGCTGGCGAAGGTGGCGGTGGCGGCGGCGCTGGCAGCGGTGACCATGGCCGTGCTGGGCTATGCCGGCGGTGGGACATTGGGCAATTTCGGTGAGGTCGGAGTCGACCAGGCGACGTTCGGGCCGGCAGTCTTTCTGTGGTTCGCCGGCATCGGTGGGTTGACCGTGGCGATGTCGGGGGGCCTGGCGCCGCGGGTGCGCCGGCCGGCTGTGAAGTCCGAGCCGGAGCCGACTCCGCGGGACGAGTCCGATGATGTCTTGGTCGCCGACGCCGACGAGGTGCGGTCGGGCGGGGAGATGCGGGCGGCCGAGTCCCCGGCCACCGAGCAGGTGGACGTCACCTCAGGGGAGCCGGCTGCCGCTGCGATGGGGGAGTCGGGGCGCCGCAAGCCCGATCGCGAGGAGATGGATCTCGAGGAAATCGACCCCGAGGAGCACTTCGTCGTAGACGAAGCAGATCACCGGAGCGTCGTAGACGAAGCCAATGGCCGGGGTGTCGTAGACGAAGCAGATCGCCGGAGCGTCGTAGACGAAGCAGCGGGCTGGGGTGTCGTGGAGGACCCCGAGGAGCACTTCGTCGTAGACGAAGCAAATGGCCGGGGTGTCGTAGACGAAGCAGATGGCCGCAGTGTCGTAGACGAACCAGGCGACCACAGACGCGGCACTGAATGA
- a CDS encoding DUF5336 domain-containing protein, whose product MSYPQGAPGGPGYQPTQPQTNQFAAPTQQFSRVPDSGPGAEGPSKLPAYLSGAVAALGLLVYLAGFAPQFTITASDFPGLGQLSGSSLGLLFAVIAAVLAGLLSGLSLLPKQPNYTPIAAVGAVLAFLLVIAEVIKKPSGATVDWGLYLVIAFTLLQAAVAVVVVLFQSGILSAPAPRPRYDQPQHFGQYPGHYYGQPQGQHQGQPQQQGRPGYPTPYGGYPSTGPSTGGFPASSGSAPSPQSGPSSQSGPPTPPTGYPTYGQPPASNAPTTQVPAQHQSPSPQSDQSSS is encoded by the coding sequence ATGTCGTACCCCCAAGGCGCGCCCGGAGGCCCCGGTTACCAGCCCACGCAGCCGCAGACCAATCAGTTCGCCGCGCCGACCCAGCAGTTCAGCAGGGTGCCCGACAGCGGTCCGGGCGCTGAGGGCCCCAGCAAGCTGCCGGCATATCTCAGCGGGGCCGTCGCCGCGCTGGGTCTGCTGGTGTACCTGGCCGGGTTCGCGCCGCAGTTCACCATCACCGCTTCGGATTTCCCCGGCCTGGGCCAGCTCAGCGGAAGCTCGCTGGGATTGCTGTTCGCGGTCATCGCGGCGGTGCTGGCAGGACTGCTTTCGGGTTTGAGCCTGCTGCCCAAGCAGCCGAATTACACGCCGATCGCGGCGGTCGGCGCGGTGCTGGCCTTCCTGCTCGTCATCGCCGAGGTGATCAAGAAGCCCAGTGGAGCGACCGTCGACTGGGGCCTCTACCTGGTGATCGCGTTCACGCTGCTGCAGGCTGCGGTCGCCGTCGTGGTGGTGTTGTTCCAGTCCGGCATTCTCAGCGCACCCGCACCGCGGCCGCGCTACGACCAGCCGCAGCACTTCGGTCAGTACCCCGGGCACTACTACGGTCAGCCGCAGGGGCAGCACCAGGGTCAGCCGCAGCAGCAGGGGCGTCCCGGCTATCCGACGCCCTACGGCGGCTACCCCAGCACCGGCCCGTCCACCGGCGGCTTCCCGGCGTCGTCGGGGTCCGCGCCGTCGCCGCAGTCCGGCCCGTCCTCGCAGTCGGGCCCTCCGACTCCGCCGACCGGATACCCGACGTACGGCCAGCCGCCGGCGAGCAACGCGCCGACGACCCAAGTTCCTGCGCAACACCAGTCGCCATCGCCGCAGTCGGATCAGTCGTCGTCGTAG
- a CDS encoding LLM class F420-dependent oxidoreductase, whose translation MDFGLVLFTSDRGITPAAAAKLADDHGFTTFYVPEHTHIPIKRQAAHPTTGDDSLPDDRYMRTLDPWVSLGAACAVTSRVRLSTAVALPVEHDPITLAKSIATLDHLSGGRVSLGVGFGWNTDELADHNVPPGRRRTMLREYLEAMRALWTQEEAEYHGEFVDFGPSWAWPKPVQSHVPVLVGAAGTEKNFKWIARSADGWITTPRDFDIDAPVKLLQDTWAGAGREGAPQVVALDFKPDPDKLARWRDLGVTEVLFGLPDRSPDDVAAYVERLAGKLTALV comes from the coding sequence ATGGACTTTGGATTGGTGCTGTTCACCTCCGATCGCGGGATCACGCCGGCGGCCGCGGCCAAGCTGGCCGACGATCACGGCTTCACCACGTTCTATGTGCCCGAACACACCCACATCCCCATCAAGCGCCAAGCCGCACACCCCACGACCGGTGACGACTCACTGCCCGACGACCGCTACATGCGCACGTTGGACCCCTGGGTGTCGCTGGGCGCCGCGTGTGCGGTGACGTCCCGGGTTCGGCTGTCCACGGCGGTGGCGCTGCCCGTCGAGCACGACCCGATCACGCTGGCCAAGTCGATCGCGACCCTCGATCATCTGTCCGGCGGCCGGGTTTCCCTCGGCGTCGGCTTCGGCTGGAACACCGACGAACTGGCCGACCACAATGTGCCGCCGGGCCGGCGGCGCACCATGCTGCGCGAGTACCTGGAGGCGATGCGTGCGCTGTGGACTCAGGAGGAGGCCGAGTATCACGGCGAGTTCGTCGACTTCGGCCCGTCCTGGGCCTGGCCGAAACCCGTGCAGTCGCATGTCCCTGTCCTCGTCGGCGCTGCGGGCACCGAGAAGAACTTCAAGTGGATCGCCCGGTCCGCCGACGGTTGGATCACCACGCCCCGCGACTTCGACATCGATGCGCCGGTGAAACTGCTGCAGGACACCTGGGCCGGCGCCGGGCGCGAGGGCGCCCCGCAGGTGGTGGCGCTGGACTTCAAACCCGACCCGGACAAGCTGGCCCGGTGGCGCGACCTCGGGGTGACCGAGGTGCTGTTCGGGCTGCCCGACCGTAGCCCCGACGATGTCGCGGCCTATGTCGAACGCCTCGCCGGAAAGCTCACCGCCCTGGTCTGA
- a CDS encoding acetyl-CoA acetyltransferase: MAVDERTPVIIGVGQFTERIDDPDYRGMSAVELATAAARAALQDTDADAVQVAAAIDTVFGLRQFEISGPMPAVLGKSNNYPRSVMRRIGGDPARVVLEPVGGQSPQKLVTEAGNTIVAGEADVVMIMGSEAGSTAKYFADRDDKPDFTENIDGQLEDRGHQIFSYIDEYTVAHGLTGAPVQYGLLDNARRARLGHSVARYRREMAELFAPMSKVAAKNPFSSSPVERSVEEIETVTDENRMICDPYPRLLVARDTVNQGAAAIVTSVAAARRLGVPERNWVYLHGHSDVVEQPLLDRADLGAAPASAMAAHEALRVAGIDVDQVATFDLYSCFPFPVFVICDALGLAPDDPRGLTLTGGLPYFGGPGNSYSLHAIAETVARMRDTPGRFGFVGANGGIASKYSAGVYSAEPAPWRQSRSAELNAQVVALPTVPVTKRADGTGTIETYSVRHDWPVRTGIIVGRLDADGSRFMATSEDPDLVAVLAEADPLGAAVTVTSTENGNRALLR; encoded by the coding sequence ATGGCAGTTGACGAGCGCACGCCGGTCATCATCGGCGTCGGACAGTTCACCGAACGCATCGACGATCCCGACTACCGGGGCATGTCCGCAGTTGAGCTGGCCACCGCCGCGGCCCGCGCGGCGCTGCAGGACACCGACGCCGACGCTGTTCAGGTAGCTGCCGCCATCGACACGGTGTTCGGGTTGCGGCAGTTCGAGATTTCCGGGCCGATGCCGGCCGTGCTGGGGAAGTCGAACAACTATCCCCGCTCGGTGATGCGACGCATCGGCGGCGACCCCGCCCGGGTGGTGCTCGAACCGGTGGGCGGCCAGAGCCCGCAGAAGCTCGTCACCGAGGCGGGCAACACCATCGTCGCCGGCGAGGCCGACGTGGTGATGATCATGGGCTCCGAGGCCGGCTCCACTGCCAAGTACTTCGCCGACCGCGACGACAAGCCAGACTTCACCGAGAACATCGACGGCCAGCTGGAGGACCGCGGCCACCAGATCTTCAGCTACATCGACGAATACACCGTTGCGCACGGCCTGACGGGCGCACCGGTGCAGTACGGGCTGCTCGACAACGCGCGGCGGGCGCGGCTCGGCCACAGCGTCGCCCGGTACCGCCGGGAGATGGCCGAACTGTTTGCACCGATGTCGAAAGTTGCTGCCAAGAACCCGTTCTCGTCGTCACCGGTGGAACGGTCGGTGGAGGAGATCGAGACCGTCACCGACGAGAACCGGATGATCTGCGACCCCTATCCGCGTCTTCTGGTGGCCCGCGACACCGTCAACCAGGGGGCTGCCGCCATCGTGACCTCGGTTGCCGCTGCGCGCAGACTCGGTGTGCCGGAACGTAACTGGGTTTATCTGCACGGCCACTCCGATGTGGTGGAGCAGCCCCTTCTCGACCGTGCGGACCTCGGTGCCGCCCCGGCATCGGCGATGGCGGCCCACGAGGCGCTGCGGGTGGCCGGCATCGATGTCGACCAGGTCGCCACCTTCGACCTCTACAGCTGCTTCCCGTTCCCGGTGTTCGTGATCTGCGACGCGCTGGGTCTGGCGCCCGACGACCCCCGTGGCCTGACCCTCACCGGGGGACTGCCGTACTTCGGTGGCCCCGGCAACAGCTATTCGTTGCACGCAATCGCGGAAACCGTCGCCCGGATGCGCGACACCCCGGGTCGATTCGGCTTCGTCGGCGCCAACGGCGGGATCGCCAGCAAGTACTCGGCCGGTGTCTACTCGGCCGAACCGGCGCCGTGGCGGCAGTCCCGCAGCGCTGAGCTCAATGCGCAGGTCGTCGCGCTGCCGACGGTGCCGGTGACCAAGCGCGCCGACGGGACGGGCACGATCGAGACCTATTCGGTGCGCCACGACTGGCCCGTGCGCACAGGCATCATCGTCGGGCGTCTCGACGCGGACGGCTCCCGCTTCATGGCGACCAGTGAGGACCCCGACCTCGTCGCGGTCCTGGCCGAGGCCGACCCGCTGGGGGCCGCAGTCACGGTCACGTCCACCGAGAACGGCAACCGCGCACTGCTGCGGTAG
- the sucD gene encoding succinate--CoA ligase subunit alpha has product MSIFLNKDSKVIVQGITGGEGTKHTKLMLKAGTQIVGGVNARKAGTTVTHEDKDGKQIELPVFGSVAEAMKETGADVSIAFVPPKFAKDAIIEAIDAEIPLLVVITEGIPVQDTAYAWAYNVEKGQKTRIIGPNCPGIITPGESLVGITPNNITGKGPIGLVSKSGTLTYQMMYELRDLGFSTAIGIGGDPVIGTTHIDAIEAFEKDPETKVIVMIGEIGGDAEERAADYVKANVSKPVVGYVAGFTAPEGKTMGHAGAIVSGSSGTAAAKKEALEAAGVKVGKTPSETARLAREILESQ; this is encoded by the coding sequence ATGTCTATCTTCCTCAACAAGGACTCCAAGGTCATCGTCCAGGGCATCACCGGCGGCGAGGGCACCAAGCACACCAAGCTGATGCTCAAGGCCGGCACCCAGATCGTGGGCGGTGTCAACGCGCGCAAGGCCGGCACGACCGTCACGCACGAAGACAAAGACGGCAAGCAGATCGAACTGCCGGTGTTCGGCAGCGTCGCCGAGGCCATGAAGGAGACCGGCGCGGATGTGTCGATCGCCTTCGTGCCGCCGAAGTTCGCCAAGGACGCCATCATCGAGGCCATCGACGCCGAGATCCCGCTGCTGGTGGTCATCACCGAGGGCATCCCGGTGCAGGACACGGCGTATGCGTGGGCCTATAACGTCGAGAAGGGGCAGAAGACCCGCATCATCGGCCCCAACTGCCCGGGCATCATCACCCCCGGTGAGTCGCTGGTCGGCATCACGCCGAACAACATCACCGGCAAGGGTCCGATCGGTCTGGTGTCGAAGTCGGGCACGCTGACCTACCAGATGATGTACGAGCTCCGCGATCTCGGGTTCTCCACCGCCATCGGCATCGGCGGCGACCCGGTCATCGGCACCACCCACATCGACGCCATCGAGGCGTTCGAGAAGGATCCCGAGACCAAGGTCATCGTCATGATCGGCGAGATCGGTGGTGACGCCGAGGAGCGTGCCGCCGACTACGTCAAGGCCAACGTCTCCAAGCCGGTGGTCGGCTACGTCGCGGGCTTCACCGCGCCGGAGGGCAAGACCATGGGCCACGCCGGGGCCATCGTGTCCGGGTCGTCGGGCACCGCCGCCGCCAAGAAGGAGGCCCTCGAGGCCGCCGGCGTGAAGGTGGGCAAGACGCCGTCGGAGACGGCCAGGCTCGCCCGCGAGATCCTCGAATCTCAGTAG
- the sucC gene encoding ADP-forming succinate--CoA ligase subunit beta: MDLFEYQAKELFAKHNVPTTPGRVTDSADDAKAIATEIGRPVMVKAQVKTGGRGKAGGVKYAATPDDAFTHASNILGLDIKGHVVKKLLVAEASDIAEEYYISFLLDRANRTYLAMCSVEGGVEIEEVAATKPDRLARIPVDATKGVDEAFAREIAEKGHLPAEVLDAAAVTIAKLWEVFVKEDATLVEVNPLVRTPDDQILALDGKVTLDANADFRHPEHAEFEDKDATDPLELKAKENDLNYVKLDGEVGIIGNGAGLVMSTLDVVAYAGEKHNGVKPANFLDIGGGASAEVMANGLDVILGDEQVKSVFVNVFGGITACDAVANGIVNALKILGDEANKPLVVRLDGNNVDEGRRILAEANHPLVIQADTMDSGADKAAELANK; encoded by the coding sequence TATCAGGCGAAAGAGCTGTTCGCCAAGCACAACGTTCCCACGACCCCGGGCCGGGTGACCGACTCGGCCGACGACGCCAAGGCGATCGCCACCGAGATCGGGCGGCCCGTCATGGTCAAAGCGCAGGTCAAGACCGGTGGTCGCGGCAAAGCCGGTGGCGTGAAGTACGCCGCCACCCCCGATGACGCGTTCACCCACGCGTCGAACATCCTCGGCCTGGACATCAAGGGGCACGTCGTCAAGAAGTTGCTGGTCGCCGAGGCCAGCGACATCGCCGAGGAGTACTACATCTCCTTCCTGCTGGACCGCGCCAACCGCACCTACCTGGCGATGTGTTCGGTCGAGGGTGGTGTGGAGATCGAAGAGGTCGCCGCCACCAAGCCCGACCGGCTGGCCCGCATCCCCGTCGACGCGACCAAGGGTGTCGACGAGGCGTTCGCCCGCGAGATCGCCGAGAAGGGCCACCTGCCCGCCGAGGTGCTCGACGCCGCGGCCGTGACGATCGCCAAGCTGTGGGAGGTGTTCGTCAAAGAGGACGCCACCCTGGTCGAGGTCAACCCCCTCGTCCGGACGCCGGACGACCAGATCCTGGCGCTGGACGGCAAGGTCACCCTCGACGCCAACGCCGACTTCCGCCACCCCGAGCACGCCGAGTTCGAGGACAAGGACGCCACCGATCCGCTCGAGCTCAAGGCCAAGGAGAACGACCTCAACTACGTCAAGCTCGACGGTGAGGTCGGCATCATCGGCAACGGCGCGGGTTTGGTGATGTCCACTCTCGACGTCGTCGCCTACGCCGGAGAGAAGCACAACGGGGTCAAGCCCGCGAACTTCCTCGACATCGGCGGCGGTGCGTCGGCCGAGGTGATGGCCAACGGGCTGGACGTCATCCTGGGCGACGAGCAGGTCAAGAGCGTCTTCGTCAACGTGTTCGGCGGCATCACCGCCTGCGACGCGGTTGCCAACGGCATCGTCAATGCGCTCAAGATCCTCGGCGACGAGGCCAACAAGCCGCTCGTCGTCCGCCTCGACGGCAACAACGTCGACGAGGGCCGCCGGATTCTGGCCGAGGCCAACCATCCTCTGGTCATCCAGGCCGACACCATGGACTCCGGCGCCGACAAGGCCGCCGAGCTGGCGAACAAGTAG